The genome window aaatattcattcaaaccccatatttatttattatttatttaccatttgctgtgtgccaggcaccatgaaTGAGGTAGTCATGGGGAGGAGGAGTAGAGATATGAAAAATACAAAGCTAAATTGTAAGGGATTACTGTAATTTAGCATTGCGTTTAAGGTTGAGGTCTCTGGTTGGCaaagtaaaaaacagaaatgcTAGAATGTCAGAACCAGACCTGAGAGACTATGTAGCCCAACACTCTGTTTTTCTCAGGGAAAACTGAGGCCCCCAGTAGGGTAGGCATGTTCCCCAAGCCACACATATGCTCAGCAGTGAGGGAAGGTAGATCCCATCTTTCTAGTCCTGAAACCCAACTCTGGGCTCTCTGATTCCCTTGATCTGATAAGAGAGAGCCCTGCAGCCCAGAGAATGTTTTCGCTGGTAACTTTGTCATGTGGTCAGTCAGTGGGACATTGGCCAATATCCTCAGTTGGGAATGGAAATCTGCCCAAGTCTGGCCTTCCATGACCTTTGGTAAAAGACTTGGGTGTGAGATTTAACCCTCAGTCAGGGGCCTCACCTTGAGAACCACTCCTTTTGGGTAACCTACCCTGACCTTCCCTCCTTATCAAGGACTCTGACCCTTGCAGAACGTTAAACTGtcgagcacctactacatgccaggccctTTGGCTGTCACCCCTTTGAATGCCTTTTTGGCCCTGAGATACCAAATTCTCCTCCTTGTTTTActgaggggaaactgagtctcagaaaaCTTGAGTCTCTTCATGAAAGCAACACAATCAAAACGAGACTTAGTGACCTTGACCTGACAAGGCTCTGGAGATCATTTCCAAGAGGCCACCGGGCACACCTGCTGTTAGGAGCCTCAGGACAGGAAGAGGATGTGCCGGTTTCTTCTGGAACAGCCTGGCTCAAAAcctgaggagggagggaaacCTGAAACCCAATGAACAGAGGAGCAGACAAAAGCTTGAGCCTGACACACCATCTGGGTCCTTCCCTGAGGGACAGCAGCAGAGGAATGACAGAACCAGGGCTACACTATTCACCTCCAGGCTGTGTTCTCACTGCCCAAGGAGGCTCTGGGCGTAAGGAGCCCTGAGGTGGGATGTGGGAAGCCTGGCATTTACCCTAGACCTGTTCTGCCTTGGTTTCTCAATCTGCAAGGTGGTTTCAAAGGCCCTTTGCTGACTCAGGCCCAAGGGCCCTAGGTGTATAGGATACTTAGAGGGTGTCCCCCGATgttgcccctgcccctgggcagTTTGCTTACAGGGACGACGTGCCACTAGTGCGGCTGGAGGTGGCTGATGAGTGGGTGCGGCCCGAGCAGGCCGTGGTGAGGTACCGCATCGAGACTGTGTTCGCCCGCAGCTCCTGGGACTGGATTGGCTTGTACCGGGTGAGAAGGGCAGGGATGGTCAGGGACTCTGGGAAGGGAGGACCTGGAGGAGCAGCCGGGCGCTCAGGGGGATCACTGGCTTCTCTGGAGTTTGCTCCTACActggcgggggggggtggggggggggatgcagtCACATGATAGGAGACACAACCCTGAATCCTCTCACCCCAGGTAGGTTTCCGCCACTGCAAGGACTACGTGGCTTATGTCTGGGCCAAACACGAGGATGTGGATGGGAACATCTACCAGGTACTGAAGGGGAAGCAGAGAGTGGGAGGAGTCCCCCGTTGCCTTTGGGTCTCGGGACGTGGCTTGGACAGTCCTTGAAGCTGCCTCCTTGACCCTAACCTGAGCCTATGCCCTGGGCCCATCAGGTGACCTTCAGTGAGGAGTCATTGCCCAAGGGCCATGGAGATTTCATACTGGGCTATTACAGCCACACACACAGCATCCTCATCGGTGTCACTGAGCCCTTCCAGGTGAGTAGTCAGATCGCGGGGTCGGGGGTGCTAAAAGACCCTTTTCAAATGTCACAGCCTCTACATTCTGCTCCATAATCTCCTACAAGTAACCTGACCTTCTTGGGTCTGTCAGTGGGCAGGGTTGGAGTGGTTCAAAGATGCCTTCAGTGGCTAGTCGGGGAGTGGGGCACCCCAGTAACCAGCCTTCCCCCCAGATCTCGCTGCCTACCTCGGAGTTGGCCAGCAGCAGCACAGATAGCTCAAGTGCCAGCTCAGAGGATGAAGATGACAGTACCCTGGAGCTGCTTGCACCCAAGtcccgcagccccagccctggcAAGTCCAAGAGACACCGTAGCCGCAGCCCAGGCCTGGCCCGCTTCCCTGGCCTTGCCCTGCGGCCTTCATCCCGTGAACGCCGTGGTGCCAGCCGCAGCCCCTCACCCCAGAGCCGCCGCCTGCCCCGGGTGGCTCCTGACAAGGGCAATGATGGTGGCAGCCGGGGCAGTAGTGAGGAGGGGCCCTCTGGGCTGCCTGGTCCCTGGGCCTTCCCACCATCTGTGCCTCGAAGCCTGGGCTTGCTGCCTGCCTTGCGACTGGAAACCGTCGACCCTGGTGGTGGTGGCTCCTGGGGACCTAATCGGGAGGCCCCAGCCCCTAGTAGCCTGTCTACTAGTCCTCAGGGCCGacaggggctggaggaagggggtCTGGGGCCATGAGGGTAGGTGGGCAGATGGGCCCAGGTGGCCCCCACTGTGCCCCAATCTTCTGCAAACCCACCTATGTCCTTCTTGCTGCTGCTCCAGCTTTCTCCACACCTGCCACTCTCTCCTGGCCAGGGGTGGCCAACTGGGGTCCCCCAAACTGAGTCCTGGCACCTCAACTGTGACAATCAGCAAAGCCCTGTTGGCCCCCatctgggatggggtggggggcaatccTGGAGGTCATCAATTAGAAATTAAATTCTCCAACATCACTCCTGACTCCTTCCTAACTTGTTAGCAGCCTGGGGGTTGGGGTTGTCAGAAGAAGGGACTAAAGAGGCAAGAGGATGATAGATCTGACAATTACCAGGCACCAGCTGTATGCATTACACATGCCATCTCTTTTAATCTGCATCACAACCCTGAGTTGTGGTGCTGAGTTCAGTGCAATTCTTAGACCTATTTTGCAGGTGGGCAAAGTGAGGCCTCCAGGAGGTGAGTCTATCAGAATCACACAcctatccacagtttggctatcaatACATTAGAGGGAGGGTGCTAAGCACTCtccatatattattttacttaatcctcaacaatcctatgaggtaggttcTGATTACACGGCCCTTTTTCAGAGGAGGAGACTAAGGCTCAGAGTGGGGAAGGTCCCTCACTCAAGGACACAGAGGAGATTTGAATTTAGGTTTAGAGTAGGAAAAAATGGGCCAAGGCTGTGCCAAGAAGAGCACAATAGCTGTTAAGAGAAGGGATCCCCCAAGAAGGAGAGTTGGGAAGCCCCCTCTGGCCACCCTCCCCTTTCCTGGATATAGACACAGGCACTTCTGTGACAGCTCATTCCCTACCTGCTGCCTCAGGCATTAGCAAGTTGGTGCTGGGGCTCCCCAGGACagatttttgtattaattttgcaACCTGGAGATAAATGTACCTCATCTTGGTACCTCCTGaggctgctgtaataaattacCCCTTCCCCATTCCCATCTGGCAAGGCCTAGGCCCAAGACATCAGAATGAGCCTCCTGAACCTCACATCCAAGCACAGAGGGGTCGTGTCACCAACTCAAGAGCACTCAGCACAGCAGGAGACATGGTCCAGCATTTCAGCCTTGCCTCCCCTTCACTCCTCATCCAGCCCCCTGGCTGTCCACAGGGGCCCAAGCCATGCTTCAGTCTAACATATGGAGAGGAAGCCAAGACCCCCTAGGGCTAAGCAGAGCTGGGGGCAGGGTCCAGTCTGGAACTGAGATCAGTGGTTCTAGGATTTCTGCTGCCAGTTGGGTCTTCAGGCTGCCTGGGTCAGCTGCAGGCAGCGGTCATAGAACGATATGGGGGCTCTTGTGTGATCTGAAGGCCGCACCTGCCCTTCACCTGTGCCCACACCCCAGACCTGGAGCCGCCTCTTTTGAAGTCGCCGCAAGTGTCGGGCTGACACCTTGATGGCTTTAGGGTCTCTGGAACAGCTGTGGGCAGAGAAAAGTGGGGCAGGTGGTTAAGGCTGCCAAGGATCCCGCCCTCCTCTGCAGAAAGGAGCATTGAGCCTAGAGAGAagcagggctggggccagggagaGCTGGGTTACTTCTCGAAGGGGGCAAGAGAAACCTGGGCTGGCATCAAGAGGCCCCTGTTCTGCTACCAGCTGGCTGTAGACACCTGGGCCAagctgggcctcggtttcctcaccCATGAAATGGGGAAGGTAATGAGGGTTTTGCTCTGAGAATCCGAACTGAAATGAGATTTTAGCTCAGGAGTAAGTGTTAAGTAAGCAtttttactatgtgtcaggcaggCCTTGGGCTATATGTGTCACACACACCATTTCCTTGGCTTCCACAAGCTTTTTACAAAGAGAATGGAGGCACGGAGAGGTGACTGAACTTGTAGGTCCCACAGGAAGTGACAGAGTCAACATGGACCCATATGAACCAAGCACAGAGCCATAGCTGGGCACCCGGGAGTAGGGTGATGGTGACGATGAAACTCAGAGGTGCCTTGACCCCTTTCCCCATCCCCTGGTCCTGGCACACAAAGGGAAGACAGGTGACCCACCCCCTGGCCAAATGCCCCCTCCCTCTTGGCCTTACCCTTACTTACCCCTTGCCCTCAGCACAGTCCAGTGGAGAGGCCAGCTCGAAGCAGGTCATGCCTAGCAGCTCCCAAAGCATGTTGGTGCCCGCAGGCGGGCTGTGGAGCCTCAGGAAACGTGCCAGACTGAGGGCAGAGGCAGGCTTAGACTAGGGCAGGGTCTGGCCACCCGGAGCCCCCCTTTCAGTGACTGGCAGTAGGCTGCCCACCCCCAAGGGCCCAAGCAGGCCTCACCGACGCGTGCAGTTGCAGTGGAAGATGGGCTCATGGGCGCTATTGAGTAGCTGGAATTTGGTTTCCTGAGGCCCGATCTGCTGTTCACACTGATCCAGGCGGTGGAAGCTGCGGCAGGCCCGGCGGGCATCTGGATTAGGGTGAGGGACATAGTAGTGAGGGAAGCCCGGTCCCCCAGGAAAGCCCCACTGATGCCCACTGCCATTTAGGAGAAACATGGGTTCGTGTCCTCAGCCACACAAACAGTATCCCTCTCTCTCATGCCCTTCCTGCCCTGAGAATGatgcacacatcacacacacacacacacacacacacacacacaaacacccacaTACACAGACCAGTGCCACCATATAGCCCAGATAGCCCAGAGCGTAGGTCAGGAAATGCTTTTGGGTGGTAGAGACTGCTAAGTTGAGACAAGGAGAAGACAACTCGGAAGAGtgctccaggcagaaggaacagcatgtgcaaaggtccagAGGTGAGAGCAAGCTGCTTTTGAGGAACCAAATGAAACTTGTAAGACTGGAGTTTCAACTGGGGAGTAGGGTCTGCAGAACCAGCACCTGAGCACCCCTGGGTATTGAGACATCATGAGCCGTGGTGGAGGCTCAGTGAGGACTAACATAGTCAAGTTTGGGGTTTATGAAAATCCTTCTAGCTGCAGCATGACTTGATGGGAGAGGTTGGGAGACCCCAGGAGGAGTTTGGAACAGGAAAGGAAGCAACAGAAGTAGGGACACCTTCCCACACCAAGAGCCCTCCAAATCAGGTTCTGAGCTCACCCTGAGGTTTGAGGCCATTCTGTGACCCCTGGAGGCCTGGATGGGTGACCTCCAGCCAGGCTGTGGGGGATATATCAGGTTTGATGGAGGCCACGGGGACCTGGAGAGCTGTAGTGTTGGTTTTGTTGGGACGCTTAGACCCTTTCCGTTGTGGTGGCCGCTTCAGAGGACGCTGCTTCTGTCGAGGCTTGCTGGGGGCtgggctctggaggctgggacTTGGGGGGGTGGCCAGGGAGCTCCAGGAGGCATTGTAGAaggtcctgggctggaggcgggCAAGGGGTACGGAGCCATACGTTCTACACCTACAAGGTGACAATTGGTGGCAATTGGTAACTCCTAATCCCCTCTCCCCAGAAGCCTCAGGTTCATCTCCACGGAGACCAAGGCTCTGACAGTCCCATCCCTTGTCCCACTGGGCTGTGTGGAGCCTCCAGGGAAGGTCTGCATCCTGGGCCCTGCCCTGAGGAGAGGACAGGGAGGATGAGGAATCATTTGCTAGAGGATGGACAGACAAGCCTCCCTCCCACAGCTTGGAGCCTGGGTTCCACCTCTGACTGGGCAGGGGATTGAAGGAGGCAGCCACATACCCTCCCCACCAGTACCACGCCACACACgcctcctgctcctccagcaCGAAGCAGGGGATCTCCAGCACGTTGAAGAAGGCCACTCCCATGATgtctgagatggagtcctgctgGTTCTGCAGGCATTGCCGGAACCTGTCCAAGAGCTGGCACTCAGGTTCCTGGACCAGGGGGCCACCCAACTCCTCCTCCAAGCCCACCCAGTCACTGCCATACAGGAGGTTTGAGATCCAAGAATCTCTTCTTCTCCGAGGACTCAGTTTTCCAGCCTGCACAGTGGGGTCTGGCTGGCTGATCCTTTAGGATTCTTTGGAATCCCAGCCTCTGCACCCAGGAACTACCTcacccctgagcccccagccctCTTTGCCCACCGCCAACCTCGTATCACAGTCACAGTGGGAGATGGTGTGGAATCGGTAGTTTCGGATGCCATAGTTGTACTGGAGGGGCGAGATGTGCTGTGGGCAGCGGTCGTGTTCCCGGCAGCAGAGATCAGGACCTTGGAAGACCCCTGCAAGAAGCAGAGGGGGCCCCAGCTCAGCAGGGTTGGGGGTGTCACACGCTGGCTATGCCTACCCAGTGCAGGAACAGGGACCTTGTTCTTGCTCCAGCCCTGCCACAGACACCCTGGGTGGCCTCAGGCCACTCTCCCTCTGGAGGACTCTCAGTTTCAAAGCTTGAAAAGAGCAACCAGGCACAGCCTTTATTGGGCAGCTGCAAATGCCAAGCagcccacccaggagcccttgtCCAGGAAAGGGATTTCCTCAGGGGAAGTGAAGTCTGCCTCCAGAGCTCCCAAGCTCATGCCCCAAATAAAACTCCAAAGTTATGAATGTGTGTGCCATGGAATGGCAAAGAGGCAGGGTGCAACCTTTCTCGCTGGCATGATGAGGCATTGCCAGGATGCCAATCTGCTCTAACTCAGGTGCCAAAGCCTTCCCCCAACCCGCTATATACATGCATGCAAAAAGACAGCAGTATGGAGTGcaaaaaagtcatccaaatttgTTACCAACTGAGCAGTAGTGCCTTTTACTGAGCATTTCCCAATTGCCTGGCACTTCCCACACCGAAGCTCACAGCAGTTCTGTGAGGGAAATGTCACTTCCAGGTACAGGTGAGggaaaccaaggttcagagaggggaagtgacttgtTCAGCTTGAATTTGCTAACCCAGGCCTTTAGGCCTTGGCGTCCACTCCCCTGGGCATCCTGTCATCATAAAGCCTCCTCTTGGGTAATGGCGTTTTGGCTCACCCAACCTTGGACTCAGTCCAGTCCAACCCTTCCCTGGGAGGGTGATTAATGAGGATTCCAAGGTTTTGATTAGATTTCCCATCTGTGACCTAATTTAAGCAACCCATGATGAGACTTATggtcacccccattttacagataaagacatTGAAATTCAGAGTGGTTAAGTCTGAATAACTTAGATTCCCCCAAGGGCTATAGCCTGAATGAGTGGGGGGTAGAGCTGAAAGCCTGcacttccctcccctgcccctcagtcCACATTCCCATGGCTCACCCAGCTCCGAGGAGTTCCCAGCAGAATCCCCTACTCCACACCACAGCGTGCCAGGAATGGTCCAGCCTCTCTTCACCCGCTGGTGTCCTATGCTGCCAGGTGCTCCACTCAGTTCTGCTTTCTCGTCCCTGGCCCCTGCTGCTCGCTTCTCCCTAGCCCCTGCTGGATGCTCTTCAGGCCCtcggcaggccccccactgaCTCTGAAGCGTGGCCAGGGTTCTCTGCAGCTTGGGTCCAGGGGTGTGGATGAAGGAGCCCCGGGTGATCTCCCCAGCACAGAGGGCACTGAAGGCTGCGGTGAGCTCTGGCTCATCTTGCCGGCTACACGCTTGCAGCCTCCCCTGCCTGTCCCAGTGAGTGTGGAACAGGGCCAGTCCCTGGGCATCcttgcccagaaagctcagagtCCCCAAGGAGTTGCCAGGGATGGGCCTGGCCAGGTGGCAAGAGGTGCTGTCCCAGAGAAGGTCAGAGGAGCCCCCCACAGCCACTCCCAGGAAGCTCAGCATCCCTAACAGCGCTACTGGAACCCCCATTACGTCCCGGATCAGCCGACTCAGACAAAGCCCCCAGGACACCTACCCCTGGCAGCCCACGAGGCAGCAGCTTTAGCAACTGAGCAGCAGCTTTAGCAATTGAGCGGAAGCAGTGCCCTCCAGACCCAGTGCAGCGGGGCCAATGAATGGAGCTTTGGGAGGAGTAGGAAGGAGGCTGGAGTATGGGGTGATCTCGGGCTTGTAACTCAATCCACCGGCTGGGCAGGCTGCTGATTGGCCAAGGAGTGCACTTGCCAGGGCCCACGCCCCCATTCACCACGCCTTTCTCATCCAGTCACCTGCTGCCAGCCCTGCCTGCATGGGGACTGTGGGAGTCAAAGTCTTGGGCCCTGAGGCAGGGGGCCAGGAGGGGATCTCTATCtccctggggagggaagaggggtcAGGGGCACTTAGGAAGCTCCCAGAACTCGTCCTCAGCTCCTGCCCCAGTGGTGGCTGCCACACCCACCTCTATGAAGTTGGCAGAGGGCCACGGCCTCTACCAGAGCGGCATGaaggaggtgagggcaggactgGGGCCCTGTGCACCCCCCCAACTCCGGGAGtccagaggcttctgggaaagGGAGTGTCCATCCCCTGGCCACCTAGGGTGCACCACCACCCATCGCTGGTTCTAAGAAAGCCTCTCAGCAAATCAGGGGACAGCGCCCCAGGGCTCTCCACTTCCTGGGACTCAGAGACACAGGACTGGCCAAGCAGCAACCCTCCTGGTCCCATAGACGGTACAGACACAGCCAGAGCAGGCCTTGT of Canis lupus baileyi chromosome 27, mCanLup2.hap1, whole genome shotgun sequence contains these proteins:
- the PLA2G3 gene encoding group 3 secretory phospholipase A2, translating into MGVPVALLGMLSFLGVAVGGSSDLLWDSTSCHLARPIPGNSLGTLSFLGKDAQGLALFHTHWDRQGRLQACSRQDEPELTAAFSALCAGEITRGSFIHTPGPKLQRTLATLQSQWGACRGPEEHPAGAREKRAAGARDEKAELSGAPGSIGHQRVKRGWTIPGTLWCGVGDSAGNSSELGVFQGPDLCCREHDRCPQHISPLQYNYGIRNYRFHTISHCDCDTRFRQCLQNQQDSISDIMGVAFFNVLEIPCFVLEEQEACVAWYWWGGCRTYGSVPLARLQPRTFYNASWSSLATPPSPSLQSPAPSKPRQKQRPLKRPPQRKGSKRPNKTNTTALQVPVASIKPDISPTAWLEVTHPGLQGSQNGLKPQDARRACRSFHRLDQCEQQIGPQETKFQLLNSAHEPIFHCNCTRRLARFLRLHSPPAGTNMLWELLGMTCFELASPLDCAEGKGCSRDPKAIKVSARHLRRLQKRRLQVWGVGTGEGQVRPSDHTRAPISFYDRCLQLTQAA